The stretch of DNA ttgaaaatacGTGAATTTTTCGGTGCTTAAATTGAGCCTATCAGTTATAATAGTTGACAGCTTCACGAGGAGATGGTCGTGTAGTGCCTGTCAATATGCCTTGAGAATGGTTCCGTAAAATGCAacaaatatttgtttttttaatcaaattgaTCGTGTAGTCATCttctttgtgtgtgtgtgtaggtgATCGAGATAATGGGAGACAAAGTTGGAAAGCCATTTATTGCTGTTGTGAAGAGAGCGAATGATACTACTAAGACTTTGACCGTCATTCCTGAAGAAGCTGATCCGGATATGTGAACGATTCTTGTCATCTTATCCAGTTTTCATTTCTAATatggaaatatttttattttcctctTGTGATTCTTCTAATGAGTTGGATTGATTGACTTTGTTCTAAGGCCCACTCCAGCCCGTTATAGAATCCTCCAGGCCCAACCTTTCACAACCAGTGTTCGATTCGACCTTGATCCCATCATGGCTCTCATCCAGATAGTGCTGTAAAACCGTTTGACTGATCAAATAGAGTTGTTTGATCTTATATTTGATCACACGCAGATTAGCTCAACAAATATCATCAGTGTTGATTGGATCTTGCATGATTCCCCTTAGGTTTTTCTGTGCAATTGAACCAGATATGAGGAGGGCTCATGACACTTGTGTATTcctcattttattttgtttgttctcttatatattttcctttttcacTTGAACAAATGGGCTGGACACAATTTTAGCATGATCTCGCTACCTTCTAGATACCTCTTTTATGTTTTTGCTGCATTAGAGTACAAACTGAAAACACCGAGTAAATCAATTAGTTTCTGAAATTACTTTTATAAATGACTGAATTAAAATAACATTCACAAATATGTTCAAGTATAaccaaaaatgaaataaaactgTGGGCTATGATTTCATTAGTCAGACTAAATTGAAAGAGTCGGCAATTGTGTAAAATTGTGATTTAAATTCGGGCCAAAGAGATTCTGGCGACTGGGCATTCAAAGTGAACAACCTTCCCTTTCGGACACAGCACACTGCAACGTTGTGGCGATGAAACGTTGGACTCTCGACCTCAAATTCCAGCTCATAAAACTTCACTCCTTCCACTGAATCTTGTCTCAAACTCGAAGCTATCAAAGTACCCTTCACCACACTTCCTCTGCTCCGCCCTGTAATCGTCCCCACTATGGCTTCTCCCACCTCCTCCGCCCCTCCAAATGTTTCGATCCTGCCAAGCATTCTTTTAGAAAACGATAAACAATTAAGTGAAGCAAAATATACGCATGATACCAAATTATGTGATAAATCAATGAGTAATCGGTACTCACGAGAAGTCGAGTGAAACCGGTGCAACGATGACGCTGATGTTGAGCTCTCCTGTGGACCCAGGTGGTCCAAACGCCACAACCGGCTCATTTACAGAGCGTGACCGCCGCCCAACACTGCCTAGAGGTGGTGGATCCATTAATCTTTCTGCCTTCTCCGCAGCTCGATATGCTACTGTCTGATCACCCAACCAACTCTCCGGATAGATGAATTCTGTTTCAATAATACCCCTATTTGTTGTTGGCAAATTGGTTGGAACATGAATTGTAATATAAGTGGATAGTTATGGGTTAAATGCTAATAAAACGAAATATGTctaagaatttatttaatgtaaTAAATAGTCTTAGGCAcgagtttaattaattatagaCTGCACGATTATCTATCCATATGAACTCCACACGAAAATCAAATAAAGAACACAAAATTGACTTACTCAGAGCTTTTATTATCATCGGATGAAACCTTAGCATTGCTCATTAATATTATAGGTCGTTTGAACTTACCGGAATTCAGCTATTATTGGcaacaattttcaaaaaaaaaaaaaaaaagtttagaaAAATCTCAAACAAATTCACAACTGAAGTGTAGATTCGTTAGATTCAAATTTAAGATGATTTATACCTTACAACTTTCGATTTTAGCCGTAAAAgcttaaaaaattcaaatacatAATGTAAGTTGAGAAAAGGGAAGAGAGGATCAAAAAGTAAGTACGATTACACCGCAACCAGAATAAGAATAGCTTAATTCACTCACCAAATCCCagatatgtatctatatatcggCTGTAGCCTCGAACAGGATAGAGCGCGTCGAGCTTTAGATGCCGAGCTTCCTCCGGAAAGAAGCTCAGAAAAAAACTCGTAATGCCGCCGAAATTGGCGCCGACACTCAGCAGAGAAGCGGCGGAAACTCCAGCTATTAGCCGCCGTCGGAACACCGTTTGGAGTGGCCTGAATTGGTCAGCCGGCGGCTGAAAGTTACTTTCCCCGTCGTTGGAAGATTGGGCCATGTGAATCCGGCGGTGAGAATCGAATTTGCATGTTCGCCAGAGGTTCCGGTGAATggatattattttcattttctttttaccAAAGTAATcatatttcatttttgaaaatgtatatatatttatctatttcaaaaaatcatatttcatttttttgaaaatgtaaATAGTTTGTTAcaaatgattttaaaatattaaattttctcaaattcaagatatgttatatttatttttttaaagttaaatAGAATTTTTTGATTTTACTATCCGATTTCGGTGGTTCATATTCCTCTGGTGctactatatatataatagac from Primulina tabacum isolate GXHZ01 chromosome 3, ASM2559414v2, whole genome shotgun sequence encodes:
- the LOC142540007 gene encoding psbP domain-containing protein 7, chloroplastic-like isoform X1 — its product is MKIISIHRNLWRTCKFDSHRRIHMAQSSNDGESNFQPPADQFRPLQTVFRRRLIAGVSAASLLSVGANFGGITSFFLSFFPEEARHLKLDALYPVRGYSRYIDTYLGFEFIYPESWLGDQTVAYRAAEKAERLMDPPPLGSVGRRSRSVNEPVVAFGPPGSTGELNISVIVAPVSLDFSMLGRIETFGGAEEVGEAIVGTITGRSRGSVVKGTLIASSLRQDSVEGVKFYELEFEVESPTFHRHNVAVCCVRKGRLFTLNAQSPESLWPEFKSQFYTIADSFNLV
- the LOC142540007 gene encoding psbP domain-containing protein 7, chloroplastic-like isoform X2; this translates as MKYDYFGKKKMKIISIHRNLWRTCKFDSHRRIHMAQSSNDGESNFQPPADQFRPLQTVFRRRLIAGVSAASLLSVGANFGGITSFFLSFFPEEARHLKLDALYPVRGYSRYIDTYLGFEFIYPESWLGDQTVAYRAAEKAERLMDPPPLGSVGRRSRSVNEPVVAFGPPGSTGELNISVIVAPVSLDFSIETFGGAEEVGEAIVGTITGRSRGSVVKGTLIASSLRQDSVEGVKFYELEFEVESPTFHRHNVAVCCVRKGRLFTLNAQSPESLWPEFKSQFYTIADSFNLV